Proteins encoded by one window of Vampirovibrionales bacterium:
- a CDS encoding dTMP kinase, whose translation MTSGLFITFEGVDGCGKSTQLAHCDAWLRAEGHDVLLTRNPGGTALGTEIRRILLHHPGYVSPTAELLLYIADRAQHMDECVAPALQAGRIILCDRYHDSTLAYQGFGRGLDISEITQLNALATHGRAPDLTFLFDGPPEALRQRVANRGAADRLESEQLAFYERVAQGFRTLAAQEPQRFVTLDARESIETLQAAVAEAVRRRLPIQATRAKVSDESPA comes from the coding sequence ATGACATCCGGCCTGTTTATTACCTTTGAAGGCGTCGACGGCTGCGGCAAATCGACCCAATTAGCGCACTGCGACGCGTGGCTGCGCGCCGAAGGGCACGACGTCCTGCTGACCCGAAATCCCGGCGGGACGGCGCTTGGGACTGAGATTCGGCGGATTTTACTGCACCATCCGGGATACGTGTCGCCGACGGCTGAATTGCTTCTGTACATCGCCGATCGCGCCCAGCACATGGACGAATGCGTCGCCCCGGCGCTGCAAGCCGGGCGTATTATCCTATGCGATCGTTACCACGACTCGACGCTCGCTTATCAGGGCTTTGGGCGCGGGCTTGATATCAGCGAGATTACCCAGCTCAACGCGCTAGCCACTCACGGACGCGCGCCGGACCTGACGTTTCTGTTTGACGGACCGCCAGAAGCCCTTCGCCAGCGCGTCGCCAACCGAGGCGCTGCGGATCGGCTGGAATCTGAACAATTGGCCTTCTATGAGCGCGTCGCCCAAGGCTTTCGGACGCTGGCAGCTCAGGAACCCCAGCGGTTTGTGACATTGGACGCCCGCGAGTCCATTGAGACGCTTCAGGCGGCCGTGGCAGAAGCCGTTCGAAGGCGATTACCGATTCAGGCCACGCGCGCCAAGGTATCCGACGAGTCGCCCGCTTAG
- the bioD gene encoding dethiobiotin synthase, with amino-acid sequence MASALFITGTGTDVGKTLVTALLAAFAQSQGRSVCVYKPFQTGAASDADTDPATINRWLAQPVETRIGYRFAPPVAPFVADDRHEIRLETVLERVAALRARFDLTLVEGAGGVRVPLAPSLELIDVMAALDLPTLVVARPDLGTINHTLLTLEALQTRKIPVRGVVVSRFEADSPDQAIAALPRVWDAFLPVPVLAWIPSLDLTPGALTGEHPAVRAMAACF; translated from the coding sequence GTGGCGTCCGCTCTCTTTATTACCGGAACTGGCACGGATGTCGGTAAGACGCTTGTTACCGCCCTTCTGGCTGCTTTTGCGCAGTCGCAGGGGCGCTCCGTTTGCGTTTATAAGCCGTTTCAAACTGGCGCGGCGTCGGATGCAGATACGGATCCCGCCACGATCAACCGCTGGCTCGCACAGCCGGTCGAAACCCGTATCGGCTATCGGTTTGCGCCGCCTGTTGCGCCGTTTGTCGCCGACGATCGCCACGAAATCCGTCTTGAGACGGTGTTAGAGCGGGTGGCTGCGTTACGCGCCCGCTTCGATCTCACGCTGGTGGAAGGGGCGGGCGGCGTGCGGGTCCCGCTGGCGCCGTCTCTGGAACTGATTGATGTAATGGCCGCGCTGGATCTGCCCACGCTGGTCGTCGCGCGCCCCGATCTGGGTACGATTAACCATACGCTACTAACGCTCGAAGCTCTTCAGACGCGAAAAATCCCGGTGCGCGGCGTCGTGGTGTCGCGCTTTGAGGCGGACTCGCCGGATCAGGCCATCGCTGCGCTGCCCCGCGTGTGGGATGCCTTTCTGCCGGTTCCTGTCCTGGCGTGGATTCCGTCTTTGGACCTGACGCCGGGGGCGCTGACGGGCGAGCATCCCGCCGTTCGTGCGATGGCGGCCTGTTTCTAA
- a CDS encoding TIGR02281 family clan AA aspartic protease, which yields MTTVALPRPCSRWLGVAFVAWLALSAPTYAQVEASEDVSAFRSGVMAYRQGDYARALPFLRQAQSADAGSVNIRYYLAIVLDKLDRGAEALAHYDYVTRYGNEDRVVAYARQRAQALGISQRQTPGAGEPVLAAQQAVMTSSRQSVLVPLQPHQNALMVEARLNDLVSANFIVDTGATYTSISQQLADALGDSVKPLGTVRITTANGRIEARKVLIERISVNGVEAHNVEATVIDVRPGSSFSGLLGLSFIRQFRLTIDPQEGLLVFQPH from the coding sequence ATGACGACGGTCGCCCTTCCCCGTCCCTGTTCGAGATGGCTGGGCGTTGCGTTTGTGGCATGGCTTGCCTTATCAGCGCCGACCTACGCGCAGGTCGAGGCTTCAGAAGATGTCAGCGCCTTCCGTAGCGGGGTGATGGCCTATCGTCAGGGCGACTATGCCCGTGCGCTGCCGTTTCTTCGCCAGGCCCAGTCTGCCGACGCGGGCAGCGTGAATATCCGCTACTATCTGGCCATCGTGCTGGACAAACTCGATCGCGGCGCAGAAGCATTGGCGCACTACGACTACGTGACGCGCTACGGCAACGAGGATCGCGTGGTGGCGTACGCCCGTCAGCGGGCTCAAGCGCTGGGCATCAGTCAGCGTCAGACTCCAGGCGCGGGCGAGCCGGTGCTGGCCGCGCAACAGGCGGTGATGACGTCTTCGCGCCAGTCTGTCCTGGTCCCCCTGCAGCCTCACCAGAACGCCCTGATGGTCGAGGCGCGGCTCAACGACCTCGTCAGCGCCAATTTCATCGTGGATACAGGGGCGACCTATACGTCGATTTCCCAGCAACTGGCCGATGCCTTGGGCGACAGCGTCAAGCCCCTCGGGACGGTTCGGATCACCACGGCTAACGGGCGAATCGAGGCCCGCAAGGTGTTGATCGAGCGTATCAGCGTCAATGGCGTGGAAGCCCATAACGTTGAAGCCACGGTGATTGACGTTCGCCCTGGTTCGAGTTTCAGCGGGCTTCTGGGCCTGAGTTTTATCCGGCAGTTTCGCCTGACCATTGATCCCCAAGAAGGCCTCTTGGTGTTTCAGCCTCATTAA